One window of the Trifolium pratense cultivar HEN17-A07 linkage group LG2, ARS_RC_1.1, whole genome shotgun sequence genome contains the following:
- the LOC123909478 gene encoding ubiquitin carboxyl-terminal hydrolase 23 — MAETETQTETQKQHDLIQRKIVFVPNNKPFKGFSNDFHIETLNPTTTTTEKRQLVCVNGTTSHPPPKKHDGSEFSEFGLDPELNVGITFRRIGAGLWNLGNTCFLNSVLQCLTYTAPLAAYLQSGKHKSSCRVTGFCALCAIQNHVSRALQSTGNISPSDLVGNLRCISRNFRKSRQEDAHEYMVNLLESMHKCCLPSGVPSESPGAFEKSLVHKIFGGRLRSQVKCRQCSFSSNKFDPFLDLSLEILKANSLQKALANFTASELLDGGEKQYHCQHCKQKVQAIKQLTIHKAPYVLAIHLKRFYAYDPHKKIKKNVEFDSALDLKPFVSGSYDGDCKYSLYGVLVHSGFSTHSGHYYCFVRTSNNMWYTLDDSRVSHVSESKVLEQQAYMLFYVRDRKSVAPSKPVDIPKEVNVKTNVIGSRYPTSNNALKDYPNGHVENKLCVEPSLTAETQKNTLNADPSRVSCANNALVQQKNSFILAKGLMHGETPVSELTSKELAQKNSTVDVSFAKSELECLSSLDHPGKDKVPCNQKCLDATADDRPNLFNKNAFLKEGVGSPLKEPAISNPQTLIGQNVSDRTSQSQKMNSPTEVDAVAAQDSVTNFSEKACLVTSVGTSNASVEEEACNLLVENAVVSQKLLKGSSNRSSSDSSVNQKQVKKPKKKFPKYHGSIMRLRPILRYVAYLGPRKKDHKKSKRREKLNKPASSSDAGLSTSGKAQLLPSVTSYSESKATKPCPMPVANMKRNDVSLMEHNAEGELKKRKRMDQNCAVLATATQIENMSQCLLENKFEAAHAFSPQEDKTDQMHNSVMRMLTRGLEETVVARWDDVELPSSEPLESKNDQIAHIGYVGDEWDEQYDMGKRKKLRLKQSFGGPNLFQQIANEKSKFKSSKLNANEKSKFKSAKLNHSSSGNPPFRI, encoded by the exons ATGGCTGAAACCGAAACTCAAACCGAAACTCAGAAACAACACGATCTAATTCAGAGAAAAATCGTCTTTGTCCCTAACAACAAACCTTTTAAAGGCTTTTCCAATGATTTCCATATCGAAACCCTAAACcctaccaccaccaccaccgaaAAACGGCAACTTGTTTGCGTTAATGGTACTACCTCTCATCCACCTCCCAAAAAACACGATGGTTCCGAATTCTCCGAGTTTGGTTTGGATCCAGAGCTCAACGTTGGAATTACCTTTCGCAGAATT GGAGCTGGATTATGGAATCTTGGAAACACTTGTTTTCTGAATTCAGTGTTACAGTGTTTGACATATACTGCGCCTTTAGCTGCGTATCTGCAAAGTGGCAAACATAAAAGTTCAT gCCGAGTTACTGGGTTTTGTGCTCTTTGTGCAATACAGAATCATGTTAGTCGTGCATTGCAATCAACTGGAAATATATCTCCGAGTGATCTGGTTGGAAATCTGCGGT GCATATCACGCAATTTCCGAAAATCTAGGCAGGAGGATGCACATGAATATATGGTGAACTTACTTGAGTCAATGCATAAATGTTGCCTGCCCTCTGGAGTACCGAGTGAATCACCTGGTGCTTTTGAGAAAAGTTTGGTTCACAAGATCTTCGGTGGTCGTCTTCGAAGTCAG GTGAAATGCAGACAGTGTTCTTTTTCATCCAACAAGTTTGATCCTTTCTTAGACTTAAGTCTTGAAATATTGAAGGCAAATTCACTGCAAAAGGCACTTGCAAATTTCACAGCTTCAGAATTGTTGGATGGGGGAGAGAAGCAATACCATTGTCAACATTGCAAACAAAAAGTGCAGGCTATCAAACAACTGACAATTCATAAGGCACCTTATGTGCTGGCAATTCATCTAAAGAGATTCTATGCTTATGATCCtcataaaaagattaaaaagaATGTTGAGTTTGACTCTGCACTGGATTTGAAACCTTTTGTCAGTGGCTCATAT GATGGAGATTGCAAGTACTCATTATACGGGGTCCTTGTTCATTCTGGTTTCAGCACTCATTCTGGCCACTATTACTGCTTTGTTCGCACTTCAAATAACATGTGGTATACCTTGGATGACAGTCGG GTAAGTCATGTCAGTGAATCGAAAGTTCTAGAACAGCAAGCTTACATGTTATTTTATGTTCGTGATAGAAAAAGTGTAGCTCCAAGCAAACCTGTTGATATCCCTAAGGAGGTAAATGTGAAAACCAATGTTATTGGAAGTAGATATCCAACTTCAAACAATGCACTTAAAGATTATCCAAATGGTCACGTGGAAAATAAGTTATGTGTTGAACCTTCTTTGACCGCTGAAACTCAGAAAAATACGTTAAATGCGGATCCATCAAGGGTTTCATGTGCGAATAATGCTCTGGTTCAGCAAAAGAATAGTTTCATTTTAGCAAAAGGCTTAATGCATGGTGAAACCCCTGTATCTGAACTCACTTCTAAGGAACTTGCTCAGAAGAACTCAACAGTCGATGTCTCTTTTGCTAAATCAGAACTTGAATGCTTGTCATCCTTAGATCACCCTGGAAAAGATAAGGTCCCTTGTAATCAGAAATGTTTAGATGCAACAGCTGATGACAGACCTAATCTGTTCAACAAGAATGCATTTTTAAAAGAGGGTGTAGGTTCTCCTTTAAAAGAGCCGGCTATAAGTAATCCCCAAACTCTTATTGGTCAAAATGTTAGTGACAGAACATCACAGTCTCAGAAG ATGAATTCCCCCACTGAAGTTGATGCTGTTGCAGCTCAAGATTCAGTCACAAATTTCTCAGAGAAAGCTTGTCTTGTAACTTCG gTTGGAACTTCAAATGCTTCGGTTGAGGAGGAAGCATGCAATTTATTGGTTGAGAATGCGGTTGTTTCTCAGAAACTTCTTAAAGGTTCATCAAATAGATCCTCGAGTGACTCAAGTGTTAATCAAAAGCAAGTGAAAAAACCAAAGAAGAAGTTTCCAAAGTACCACGGATCAATCATGCGACTTCGCCCGATCCTCCGTTATGTGGCATACCTAGGGCCGCGGAAGAAGGATCACAAAAAAAGTAAACGCCGCGAAAAATTGAATAAACCTGCTAGCTCATCAGATGCTGGACTATCTACTTCTGGAAAAGCACAGTTACTTCCCTCTGTAACAAGTTATTCTGAAAGTAAAGCAACTAAGCCATGTCCTATGCCTGTTGCTAACATGAAACGTAATGATGTATCTCTGATGGAACATAATGCTGAAGGAGAgttgaagaagaggaagaggatGGACCAGAACTGTGCTGTGCTTGCAACAGCTACACAAATAGAAAATATGTCCCAGTGTTTATTGGAAAATAAATTTGAAGCTGCACATGCTTTTAGTCCACAGGAGGATAAGACAGATCAAATGCATAATAGTGTTATGAGGATGCTCACTAGAGGTCTAGAGGAGACAGTTG TTGCACGTTGGGATGATGTGGAATTACCTTCATCTGAGCCCTTGGAATCAAAGAATGACCAGATCGCACACATTGGATATGTTGGGGATGAATG GGATGAGCAATATGACATGGGGAAGAGGAAGAAGTTAAGGTTGAAGCAGAGCTTTGGTGGACCAAATCTTTTCCAACAAATTGCTAACGAGAAATCGAAGtttaaaagttcaaaattgAACGCTAACGAGAAATCGAAGTTTAAAAGTGCAAAATTGAACCATTCGAGCTCAGGGAACCCTCCATTTAGGATATGA